The nucleotide window GTTTTCATTTACTTGGGTTAGAACTTAGAAAGAAGTGTTTGTAAACACAAAAATAGAGCAAAAGAAAGAATGGCATGCAATACCTGTCATCAAATGTCGTTCGACCTCCACAGCTTATAATGACATCAATCTCATCACTAATATTGGCTGCTATTTCAGAGTCGAACCCTAGATTTTCTTGTGCAATATCTCCCAGTACTGGGATCAACTTGCTCTTCATGAAGTCTTCATAAGAGCTACCGTGGATTTGCTTCAGAAGCTTGAATAGATCCGAGCTTATGATCTGTGTGGAACagttggatagagaattaaagAAGCAAAAAGAGTTTGAGTAAATCGACATGATGATATTGAAGGTTGGTCCTCGATAAAGCTTTGATGAAACATTCGTCTTgaccacaaaattttaaatgctATAATATTTATCGAACCATCATTCCCAAATTGTATGTTAagatttctattaaaataattatgacCCCTAAATCTTAAGGCCGACCCATGATATTGAAAACAAAACCTCATCATAGAGTCTCTTGTTGGCTGATTCTTGATCGTTtgcttttatcaaaagaaagatCTTCCCAATCTCAGGACTTGCCCTCAACAATTTCTAAATCAGAACTGCAAGCAAACAAACGAAAATCAGTTTACTTGGACGAGAAAAAAAAAGGCAGTTTTAGGGTTTCTCTTACCTTTAGCAAGAAACCCTGTTGCACCGGTTACTAGATAGCTTTTCCCTTTTAGGAAACGGACGATTCCAACTCCATCACTGACACTAATTGTTTCTGTCTCATGCATCGTAACATGCGTCATAGGTTTCAACGATGTCTCACCGTAACAACAAGTTTGGACTCTACGATTCGCCAGTGGCAAACGACGAGCCAATAAGTGGTTAGGCTTGCCAgggaaagaggagaagaagctgGCACCATCCACTCTGATGGCATTGCTGGTAGCTAACTGATTAGTGATAGTCATTTTTAGTAACAAATGGAATgcttttaatttagttttctttGGTGCTTTGGAGGGTTCTTGTGTGAGAATATATATAGAAAGTGGAAAACCGAGACGATGGATTTGAATATTGGAtcatattttgtataatttattgatattttacatatatttcaTGATGTCGCCTTGTGGAAAACAAGCTCTAGAAATATTAAACTATGTCTCTATTATTCAAATTTCAATGTATTAACAAAGAATTTCTAATATAGTCATTTTTTTATGAAGTCTTTGATCCAATCAGTTTTAGAAAAGATCATCTAGAAACCTATCAGTAATTATGCGGAAGCTAATGAATGGAATATAATATAAACATGTGGAGTGCCTGCTTAGTACTAtaaatagttgacaaaaaatatgGACCCTCTAATTagttaatttagaaaatattattagaaaataaattaaatgggaaacattttaaacacacaaattaaTTTTACTTTATTCCCTAAAATCCCTTTTAAAAAGACcgtaatttataattatagtaTCTTacagtatattttatatactttacAATTCAAATAACCAGCTTGGTTTaagaaaatgttaaatattttaaatactacGTTCGTCCTCACTTCTAAACCGACAGTGAGCATGTGTTCCCAATaaccaccccccccccccccccccccccgcccCCCCCCCTCCTTAGAGTTATTCTCTCCACCTCTATATGTTCGTCCACCTCTATATGTTCTTAATCGTATCAGCTGGTCTCCACATTCTCTTTCTACAGGAGTTTTGAACTCTTTGAAGACTCTAAGTGCCTTTGGTTTGTTAGACAAGAAGAAAGTCCAACATTTGCGActaaaaatcatcaaaaaataGTAATGTATATCTTACCACTTTCAGAAATAGGTGAAATTGGCCCAAAAATGCCACTGTGTTCCAGCTCTAGTCATTTGCTTGATCTCCATACACTTTATTCTGAATGTTTTCTTTAATATGTTTTCCCTTCACGTACACTTCACACACTGTTCCATCCTTGTTGATCTTGGCAAGCCTCTCACCATTTTTTCTCAGACAAAGTTAACAGGTTGTTGTGCGAGAGATGACTAAGCCTCTTTTGCCAGGTTTCACCAACCACTTTTAGAGGACTCTACATTTGATTAGCTTGTAACTCTTATCTAGGTCCTTTAACACCAGCTGTGACCACGAACATTCTTTTTGAAGTCATCGTTGAGAGCATGATCAGTCTTCTTTGTTGCTTATGGAAAATCTCACAAGCATTATCCTCAACTATGATCCTCGATCTCTTATGTTGCAATTGTCCCACACTCAGCAGGTTGTTCTTCAGGCTAGGCACAAAATATACTGTTGAGATCACCTGAGTTGTGTCGTTGATTAAGTCTGATGTTACCTCTTCCTTCAACATGCATTCGCCTGTTATCTCCTAGCTTGACTTGCTGACGAAACTTGTCATCAAACTTAATAAACCACTCCGTGGTTCCACACATGTGGTTGCTGCAACCTGAGTTAAGGTACCAGACATACATTTCTTCTACTTCTACATGAGCCATGAGGAATACATCTTCCTCCAGTTTTTCATAGTTAGTTGTCCTCTTCTAACTTGGACATTCATTCTTAAAATGATTCAACTTGTGACATTTGTAGCATTCTATATTTCTCATGTCAAAGCTTGGACCTCCCTTGTCATGACCTCCTATGTATCCTCCTCTTCTTCGGTAATGAGAGTAACCACCTCTTGATTGTATTCAGGATAGCCATCTCAACCTCTTCCTCGTTCCATCCTCAAAACATGCTCTTCACCACCAGCTTTGTAGAGATTTTGTTTGTGTATTGGTAAAGAACTTTGTAGTTCATCCACGAACAGCTCCTTGATTTCCTTTAATTCTTTAATTTCACATACGACGTATGTGAACCTTTAAACTAGAGTTCTCGGATTTTTTCGACTATCTTATCATCCGTTTTATATGCACCCGTCAGTATCACATTCCTCTCTGATCGTGGAACTCCAACTTCAATGCTCCCACCATTCTTTTGATCGTAAAAGTTTCTCCATGAGCATTGTCCAATGCTCATAATCTCCCTTGAATTTTGGTACACTCAACAACGACTCATTATCACTCATTTCACATTTTTCCTCGACCACTTGTAGAATAAGGAACAAAGAATGACTGAatgcttttgttttttcttgttaGTCGTAGAAAGCAACACATAGTTCTTAAATAGAGCTAAGATAACAATTACTCCTAAAAACTAGCTAACGACTAAAAGTCACTTTCTATAACAGAGGAAGACTCATTGGCCCAAGCCAATGAAGTCTATGCTTCTAGCTGTTTTATGTATTAAGAAATTTTCGccacaaaatttataaaacattggCTTAGTCTAATGGTGTAAGCTCATGAAAATGGTCTTAGGTGCacatattcttgtttttttttaaagaaaaaagtgGCCACTTTTCTCTTATTGCTTCTAACCTCCTAAAACATAGGATCGGTTCTAGGAAGATTTATTCAAAAATGGAAATTGCAAACAACTTGAACTAACTACCTAACTGCAAACAACTTGAACTAACTAGCTAAAGACTCTATAACCTTTTATTCTTCAAGACATTAGAAAATtagattaaaagaaattaaaataatctacaaagaaaatattttatgtaaaaaatcCATAAATCGTGTGCCTAAGTATAAAGTTGTGACAAGGAGAATATTCCTGTAATGATTTTCGTGGCTCTTATAAAAAGATTACACATGTAACTGAAGCATATCTAAATACTTAAATACAAAAAGTCGTctagaatattttttaatgataaTACGGAAGCTAAATGATGTGAATCCCTAAACATATGCTCACTAAACTTACGAAGACTAATTGATTTGGTCTTTTATTATATGCATCCCAACACATAAACTCAATAAAAATGGTTGGAATTCACATGTGAGAAAAGAGAAGTCATGAGCTTCCAAATATGCCTTTTGGTACTCAATTATCATTAAAAAAACCATTATTTCTGACTACCGCTCATATCTCCCATAGTCCCATGATGTCTGTAGAATGTAGCAAAGCTTCAAaatataaagttattttttcttttggacaacatcttattttattaaattgtaaACGGGGAATACAGTAATCAATCAACCAACATGGTGgaataacaaaaacagaagaTAGATAATTCGATTCATAACTTTTCTTTGATAAAATATCTGCAAATGATCATAAATGGGGTTTAGTTGTATTAACTTTGGTTTGGGTCATTAACCAACCAAAGCCTTTTTGTTTGACGGAATTAGCCCTAGCCCAAATATATGTAAGGTTTTTTTAAGCTGCAACCGATAAAGTAAGTTATCAAAATTTCTGTGCCTAGGTCATATATTACATTCGACGTTATATGATCGTGCAATAAAGCTCCTAACCTTTTCCTAAACACTATTTAGTGTTCTATCATACGGTTGCCAACTTGTAGATGGAAATATATAATTCAGGTCAGGAATTTGAAATGTTGTTCACTTTTTGATTGGAATAGATTTTAGGTGGTTAATGTTGATAAATCTTGAAATTTTAGAAGGAGCTGATATACACAGTGAAAACAAGCGCAACAAAATTATTGAAAGTTGTAAACCTAAGTGGAGTATTTTGTTATTCTTTCATATCattaaaatcactattttccctgaaacaaaaatatttggaaataaattgatatttttctAATTCATACACGTCGAAGTTGTGATAAAAGACAACAAACATATCAAaagaaactaataaaaatataactgaTCGAAATATCCATTAAAAAACTTTTCACAAAATGAGTTAAATCATGGAAAATTGCACTAGATAGTAAAGTTATGGGTGGTAATTGGGTATCTGGTAAAGATACTGTGCAAACTGTGGTAATACCAAAATTGTCCTCATATCCACAACAAAAAACTACACAACGACGACTGACACGTCAAAAGTGAAAGATTGACGCGACTGTTTAAACCTTATCGGAAGAACCAATAATGCAAACAACCTCGAAACTTCTGAAAATGCTAAAAACCAAAGAGGTCTGCCAATTCTCTTAATTCCAATATATTGTCTCTTCCGCCTAAACAATTATTTGTTAGTTCAGTCTGCCAAATCTCTTACATCCCTTTACGTAATGGTGTCTACAAGACTAGTAGATTTTCCAGAAGACATAAGAGATTCAACAGAGGTCGAGTTACCTCGGATGATGTTCGCGGATGGAGAAGAACCAGTCGGCGTGAGGGTCCTGACGTACCAGTCGTCCAGATCAATCAGCAACATCGTCCAATTAGTGTAGGTTTTTACGGTTGCAAAGAACGTCAAGATCCAAAAAAATTAGCACTTTACGTAGCAACACCGGGTGAACAGAACGGAAGACCCAGAACCAGATTAACGATGTAGATGAAATGGGAGGTCCGGGCAAATCATTGTGAATCCGAGATGGCAAAATAGTGTTCACGGAGAACTGTTTAGATTTTTATGGCCAATAAACTCTGCACCTTTAGCATCCGTCCTACCAAtttgataaatttaattatcaaaattctcctttctttatttttgacaTCTACATCCGGAtgcaatatataatatcatagTTTTAAAAGAATGTATCCGGTTTCTCCAAGTATTATGCGTTTTCTGTATAACTTGAATTATTTGGGAGCAACCCGGGTAGCAGGTAACCACGATTGTGGGGCTGAAGGAGAGAATTGGGAACTCATATCTAAATTGTCATGGTTCGccaattatttaaaatatttgcaCACTTCTGCAATTACCAcccaaaattttgatttctagCTAAATAGACCTTAAATCATATAGGTCGTTACATAAACCCTTAGTAGTTAATATatgcaactttttttttttttaatgcaactCTGATGGACGGCGTCTTGGCCGgtgagttcttttttttatgcAACTCTGTTGAATTTCATATACctatttcataatttttatatatatatatatatatacatgtacttGATGAAACCCCTGAGAACTCGGAAGATTTTTACACAGAATCGATTCTTCTAAGGTCATTAACATTGTAAAAGCCATTAGAGCAACATTATTGCTGGGACAAAATTTtgagttcttagttttttttattattttttttatactaaGAGACAATGTTAAGAGACAATAGCAAAAGTGTAGATTATTGGTAGAACTTTATGTTGTCTCTTAGTAAATATTTTTCTTGATCTAAAATGCAGAGAAGTTTAGATGGCAAAAGCTCAAAGACAATGGAAGCCATGAAACAACCTAGCAAAGAAACTTTGAAAAAGATCAGAGACATTTCTGCAATTGAAGAGTTTGGTTCCCTCAAACTAGTCTTACACTTTCCAGACAACACATAAAAACTCGAAATGCATAAATCTTTCTGGATAATTCATTCTATACTAGTGAATGATAAGGCTTGAGGTATTTTGAGCTTTTGTCTTTCTGATTCACCGTAGTGGATGGCGTCTGTCAAGACCCAGAGAACTCCAAGACCATGAATCCATAGCATAGTTGTCGAAACATCACCAATTGGAGTCCATGCTCCTCCTGCATTTGCTGCTATCACCACAACAGCTCCTAGAAGTCTGCCATTGGTTATTTAACATTAAAACTAACGTCAATGTGATATAAAATACTGAAACACAAATTAAAACAGATTATCTCAGCAACGGGTAAAACATGTTTCTTTCAGAATCTTAAGGTGTATATATACAGAGCTAAAACGTTTCTCAATGTGAACAACATAACAAAGAAACTAACTAATATGAGCATAAGGAAAAAAAGTTTTTCATACTTGCGGTATTCTGATTGAGGAACCAGTTTCCTGAGTAAAGAAACCATGACAATTCGCTTCAAAGTAGCTCGAGCTAGGTTCATCAACTGAACAAATAGGGTCACATGATCCGTCCAGAAAATCCTGTGGAATCATACGTAAAGGAATAAACTTCCGATCACTTTGATTATTAGTCTCGACCCAACCTCTGAAAGCTATGTTATCTATAGTACGGTCAACAGCAACGCCACCCATCCCGGCTTTCCTCCCTGCGGCGGCGATTCTCCTTCTTTCAGATGAAGCACTCCTACActcaaatcaaacaaaaagcATCATCCTTTATACAAAAGGAGAAGAACCCAGATGGTAAAGTTCGGATCTTTAAGCATACCGATGGGGTGAACAGGCAGAGAAGTACGGTTCGAGAAGGTGGTGTGACGGCTGAGTAAGATGACTTCGTCAACAGCTTTTCCTGTGGCTTCTTGCCACCGTGAATCCAGATCGTCTTCCGTCGAGAGAGAAAGATATGAAGAGAAAAAAGCTAAACTCCCTTCAATGAGAGACACGTGTCTCTAAGAGACGTCTTTTTTTTGTCCTTAACTAAGAAACGTTTTTTCTAATAACAtctatttttgatttatttttaatccTAATTACATTAAGAACCCTAGCTAAGGACAgcgataatcatgctcttagagAACAACCCGGAGAAACCTGCCGACATATGAGGCAAAAACATATCTTCCCCATCCAACGGCTCATAGTAGTCAGTCAACTGATCATCGAACGGCTCCTGCTGAAGAACACGTGAATCAAGATTCTCCGGCGGTGGCGGAGAAGGGCTGTGGTCGGAGACAGAGGGGGAAAACATGGGCTCCGGTTGAAGATCGACGGCGTTTTGGCCGGTGAGTTCTTGTACGAGCTCTCTGAACTTGGAAGCACAAGTTTTGACTCTCATGGGATTTGATATGTAACGCACTTTGATGTGTTTGTCGGTTGAACTCGTCTTCTTCTTTTGCTTTAGTGGTTTTCTTGAAACCGGAGATAGGTTTCTCTGATCTAAGCTTGTGGTGGTGAGAAACGTTGATGAGGATGATGACTCCATGTTGTTGAGAGAATCCAGATGAGTTTGTGTCTTTAGCttcatatataacattttttttttcacttataaataaaaaacattttttg belongs to Brassica rapa cultivar Chiifu-401-42 chromosome A07, CAAS_Brap_v3.01, whole genome shotgun sequence and includes:
- the LOC103830065 gene encoding sigma factor binding protein 1, chloroplastic isoform X1 produces the protein MLYMKLKTQTHLDSLNNMESSSSSTFLTTTSLDQRNLSPVSRKPLKQKKKTSSTDKHIKVRYISNPMRVKTCASKFRELVQELTGQNAVDLQPEPMFSPSVSDHSPSPPPPENLDSRVLQQEPFDDQLTDYYEPLDGEDMFLPHMSAGFSGLFSNGFYNVNDLRRIDSV
- the LOC103830065 gene encoding sigma factor binding protein 1, chloroplastic isoform X2 is translated as MLYMKLKTQTHLDSLNNMESSSSSTFLTTTSLDQRNLSPVSRKPLKQKKKTSSTDKHIKVRYISNPMRVKTCASKFRELVQELTGQNAVDLQPEPMFSPSVSDHSPSPPPPENLDSRVLQQEPFDDQLTDYYEPLDGEDMFLPHMSAGFSGLFSNGFYNVNDLRRIDSV